In Gopherus flavomarginatus isolate rGopFla2 chromosome 5, rGopFla2.mat.asm, whole genome shotgun sequence, one DNA window encodes the following:
- the CFAP119 gene encoding cilia- and flagella-associated protein 119 isoform X3 codes for MDLIDMAQTTDELKRVLAELFQLQGWESDPRAAILLDLYFYTVQFSREHSFTREQSSAFFAIVKDTHEACVETPLPNVEECYRYFTELLFCHAVQRPPFSIDLFNQEQLALMSDYVVNTYFCHFKLYKYAFTPQVRLDISLSYVGMPEPEPVAELTGELAESVMVPVPPAQEEEADSGTTAPRESPRALLREYISAQLCQELAQLRLEVEEQLRESEEQFNTKLALLEKVPNSPKGGGRGHRK; via the exons ATGGACCTCATCGACATGGCGCAGACCACAGACGAGCTGAAGAG GGTGCTGGCAGAGCTgttccagctgcagggctgggaatcGGACCCACGGGCCGCCATCTTGCTGGATCTCTACTTCTACACGGTGCAGTTCAGCCGGGAGCACAGCTTCACCCGAGAGCAAAGCTCCGCCTTCTTCGCCATCGTCAAAGACACCCACGAGGCCTGTGTGG AGACACCACTGCCCAATGTGGAGGAATGTTACCGCTACTTCACCGAGCTGCTCTTCTGCCACGCCGTGCAG cggCCTCCATTCAGCATCGACCTCTTCAACCAGGAGCAGCTGGCACTCATGAGCGACTACGTGGTGAACACCTACTTCTGCCACTTCAAGCTGTACAAATACGCCTTCACACCCCAG GTCCGGCTGGACATATCGCTGTCCTACGTGGGAATGCCGGAGCCGGAGCCTGTGGCCGAGCTGA CAGGAGAACTGGCTGAGAGTGTGATGGTGCCTGTGCCCCCAGCGCAAGAGGAAGAAGCCGACAGTGGAACCACAGCCCCCAGGGAGA GCCCCAGGGCCCTACTGCGGGAATACATCTCGGCTCAACTCTGCCAGGAGctggcccagctgcggctggaGGTGGAGGAGCAGCTACGGGAGAGCGAGGAGCAGTTCAACACCAAGCTAGCCCTGCTGGAGAAGGTGCCCAACTCCCCCAAGGGGGGCGGCCGGGGCCACCGGAagtga
- the CFAP119 gene encoding cilia- and flagella-associated protein 119 isoform X1 encodes MGPGGGLKQPQCHEARICMWKYLDVHSMDLIDMAQTTDELKRVLAELFQLQGWESDPRAAILLDLYFYTVQFSREHSFTREQSSAFFAIVKDTHEACVETPLPNVEECYRYFTELLFCHAVQRPPFSIDLFNQEQLALMSDYVVNTYFCHFKLYKYAFTPQVRLDISLSYVGMPEPEPVAELTGELAESVMVPVPPAQEEEADSGTTAPRESPRALLREYISAQLCQELAQLRLEVEEQLRESEEQFNTKLALLEKVPNSPKGGGRGHRK; translated from the exons CCCCAGTGCCATGAAGCCAGGATCTGCATGTG GAAGTACCTGGATGTTCACTCCATGGACCTCATCGACATGGCGCAGACCACAGACGAGCTGAAGAG GGTGCTGGCAGAGCTgttccagctgcagggctgggaatcGGACCCACGGGCCGCCATCTTGCTGGATCTCTACTTCTACACGGTGCAGTTCAGCCGGGAGCACAGCTTCACCCGAGAGCAAAGCTCCGCCTTCTTCGCCATCGTCAAAGACACCCACGAGGCCTGTGTGG AGACACCACTGCCCAATGTGGAGGAATGTTACCGCTACTTCACCGAGCTGCTCTTCTGCCACGCCGTGCAG cggCCTCCATTCAGCATCGACCTCTTCAACCAGGAGCAGCTGGCACTCATGAGCGACTACGTGGTGAACACCTACTTCTGCCACTTCAAGCTGTACAAATACGCCTTCACACCCCAG GTCCGGCTGGACATATCGCTGTCCTACGTGGGAATGCCGGAGCCGGAGCCTGTGGCCGAGCTGA CAGGAGAACTGGCTGAGAGTGTGATGGTGCCTGTGCCCCCAGCGCAAGAGGAAGAAGCCGACAGTGGAACCACAGCCCCCAGGGAGA GCCCCAGGGCCCTACTGCGGGAATACATCTCGGCTCAACTCTGCCAGGAGctggcccagctgcggctggaGGTGGAGGAGCAGCTACGGGAGAGCGAGGAGCAGTTCAACACCAAGCTAGCCCTGCTGGAGAAGGTGCCCAACTCCCCCAAGGGGGGCGGCCGGGGCCACCGGAagtga
- the CFAP119 gene encoding cilia- and flagella-associated protein 119 isoform X2, whose product MGPGGGLKQPQCHEARICMWKYLDVHSMDLIDMAQTTDELKRVLAELFQLQGWESDPRAAILLDLYFYTVQFSREHSFTREQSSAFFAIVKDTHEACVETPLPNVEECYRYFTELLFCHAVQRPPFSIDLFNQEQLALMSDYVVNTYFCHFKLYKYAFTPQVRLDISLSYVGMPEPEPVAELRELAESVMVPVPPAQEEEADSGTTAPRESPRALLREYISAQLCQELAQLRLEVEEQLRESEEQFNTKLALLEKVPNSPKGGGRGHRK is encoded by the exons CCCCAGTGCCATGAAGCCAGGATCTGCATGTG GAAGTACCTGGATGTTCACTCCATGGACCTCATCGACATGGCGCAGACCACAGACGAGCTGAAGAG GGTGCTGGCAGAGCTgttccagctgcagggctgggaatcGGACCCACGGGCCGCCATCTTGCTGGATCTCTACTTCTACACGGTGCAGTTCAGCCGGGAGCACAGCTTCACCCGAGAGCAAAGCTCCGCCTTCTTCGCCATCGTCAAAGACACCCACGAGGCCTGTGTGG AGACACCACTGCCCAATGTGGAGGAATGTTACCGCTACTTCACCGAGCTGCTCTTCTGCCACGCCGTGCAG cggCCTCCATTCAGCATCGACCTCTTCAACCAGGAGCAGCTGGCACTCATGAGCGACTACGTGGTGAACACCTACTTCTGCCACTTCAAGCTGTACAAATACGCCTTCACACCCCAG GTCCGGCTGGACATATCGCTGTCCTACGTGGGAATGCCGGAGCCGGAGCCTGTGGCCGAGCTGA GAGAACTGGCTGAGAGTGTGATGGTGCCTGTGCCCCCAGCGCAAGAGGAAGAAGCCGACAGTGGAACCACAGCCCCCAGGGAGA GCCCCAGGGCCCTACTGCGGGAATACATCTCGGCTCAACTCTGCCAGGAGctggcccagctgcggctggaGGTGGAGGAGCAGCTACGGGAGAGCGAGGAGCAGTTCAACACCAAGCTAGCCCTGCTGGAGAAGGTGCCCAACTCCCCCAAGGGGGGCGGCCGGGGCCACCGGAagtga